The window aatcactaaaattcggaatgaacaaggaaatatcacaacagacacgactgaaatacaaaacataattagaagctattttgaaaatctatactccaacaaaatagaaaatttcgaagacatcaacaggtttctagagacatatgaattgcctaaactgaacgaggaggacatacacaatttaaatagaccaatttcaagtaatgaaatagaagaggtcttcaaaagccttccaacaaagaaaagtccaggaccaaatgggttctcagccgagttctacaaaacttttaaagaagagctcattccaatacttctcaaagtattccagaaaatagaagaggagggaactctcccaaactcattctatgcagccaatattaccctgattcctaaacaagacagagacacatcgaggaaagaaaatttcagaccaatatccttaatgaacatcgacgcaaaaattctcaacaaaattttagcaaatcgcatacaaaaacatattaaaaagatagtgcaccatgatcaagtgggtttcatcccagggaggcaaggttggttcaacatcaggaaatcaataaatgtaattcaccatatcaatagacttaaagtcaagaatcacatgattatttcgatagatgcagaaaaagcattcgataaaatacagcatcccttcatgttcaaaacactagaaaaaatagggatagtgggaacattccttaacattgtaaaggccatctacgctaaacccatggctaatatcattctaaatggtgaaaaactgaaagcattccctctaaaaactggaacaaggcagggatgccctctttcaccacttctattcaatatcatccttgaaactctagccagagcaattagacagaccaaagaaattaaagggatacgaattggaaaagaagaactcaaactatccctatttgctgctatgattgtatacttagaggaaccaggaaattccaccagaaaacttttagatctcataagtgaattcagtaaagtagcgggatataagatcaatgcacataaatctaaggcatttttatacataagcgatgaatcttcagaaagagaaatcaggaaaactaccccattcacaatagcttcgaaaaaaataaagtatttgggagtcaatctcacaaaagaggtgaaagacctctacaatgagaactacagaacactaaagaaagaaattcaagaaaaccttagaagatggaaagatctcccatgttcttggataggaagaattaatattgtcaaaatggccatactaccaaaagtgctatacagattcaatgcaattccaattaaaatcccaatgatgtaccttacagaaatagagcaagcaattatgaaattcatctggaggaataaaaaacccagaatagctaaagcaatccttggcagaaagagtgaagcaggggtatcgcaataccagatcttcaactctactacaaagcaatagtaacaaaaacggcatggtattggtaccaaaatagaaaggtggatcaatggtacagaatagaggacacggacacaaacccaaataaatacaattttctcatactagacaaaggggccaaaaatatgcaatggtgaaaagatagcctcttcaacaaatggtgctgggagaattggaaatccatatgcaacagaatgaaactaaacccatatctctcaccatgcacgaaactaaactcaaaatggattaaggatctcggaatcagaccagagaccttgcatcttatagaagaaaaagtaggtccagagcttcaacatgtcggcttaggaccagacttcctcaacaggactcccatagcacaagaaataaaagcaagaattaataactgggatagattcaaactaaaaagctttctctcagcaaaggaaactatcagcaatgcgaagaaagagcctacagagtgggagaaaatctttgccaatcatacttcagatagagcgctaatctccagaatctataaagaactcaaaaagctctacaccaagaatgcaaataatccaatcgacaaatgggctaaggaaatgaatagacacttcacagaagaagatctacaagcaatcaccaaaatatggaaaaatgttcaacatctctagtaataagagaaatgcaaatcaaaaccaccctaagattccatctcaccccaattagaatggcgattatcaagaatacaagcaacaacaggtgttggcgaggatgtggggagaaaggtacactcttacaatgctggtggggctgcaaattagtgcagccactctggaaagcagtgtggagattccttagaaaacttggaatggaaccaccatttgacccagctatcccactccttggcctatacccaaaggacttaaaatcagcatattacagaaatacagccacatcaatgttcatagctgctcagttcacaatagccagattgtggaaccaacctagatgtccttcaattgatgaatggataaagaaaatgtggtatatatatatacaatggaatattactcagccataaagaatgataaaattatggcatttgcagtcaaatggatgaaactggagaatatcatgctaagtgagataagccaatctcaaaaaaccaaaggaagaatgatatcgctaataagtgggtgatgacacataatggggggtgggaggggttagtgttggggttggagttgggtttcgggaggggggcaggaatggaggaaggaaggactgtattgatggaggggtgggaggggtgggggggaagggaaaaaatggcagaatgaatcaaacaacattaccctatgtaaatttatgattacacaaatggtatgcctttacgccatgtacagacagagaaacaacatgtatcccatttgtttacaataaaaaaaaagaaagaaatgattttagaatagttttaaatAATAGAACAAAATGAACATTGGATATATGAAATGCAATGCATTTCTTTGACTTTAAAATCTTTAAACAATGTGTGTACActtggtgtgtgtgcatgtggggggTGGTTCATGCATATGTattcagcaaaaattttaaaaccttcaAGGAAATGATGTTCACTACTTTGAGAATAATGTTGACCTCTAGTGAGCATTTCCTAGGAAAGGAAGGGGAGCAGCGTGGgggataaacaaaagaaaaataccatgCCTTCCATCTGATTTGCAAACAACTCGCAGCTATGCACACAAATGTGAAATGGATATCTGAAGTGGATATTTGTGTGCAAAAGACTTGATAGAGTGTACTTCCTGGAATAGCATCTATAAGAGAGAAAGGGCAACCTCTTTGGGCAGAAGGGAATGCTGTCTTCCTCTTACTTAGAGGCCTGAAGCAATCCCACGGGAGCTCTCGAGCTAGAATGGCCTTCAGACTTGTCAAGGCAAGGTGCACCAGGCCTGGTCCCCTAGTATTGACCAGCTGTTGGATAAATGTCCCCAGAAAAGCGTTCAGCTGTAGATGTAGCTTTTCATGCCCAATGAATAATCCAAATGTGaatagcatttttattaatttttcatgtcTTAATTTTCATTAACTTCTCTCTAATTAGAATTTCTGAATGGAAGAACAACTTACAACTGCTAATACCTATTCCATTGTCCATTGTACCTTCCAGGAGAGTTATTCAGTTCACATTCATACTAACTACTCTTCTAGACTTAGCAGCATTATGGTGTTTTACTTAAATCTTTGCTAATTTAATAGCTATATAATGGTAGTTAACTGTTTTATTCTATGACTTCTTGATCACTACAAATACTAAAGTGGCTTGGGAACTTTTTTTATTAGGGTTACCAGGAACCTGGTACTGAGCCAGACAGTTAAAGGAAAACACagatgtgtttgttttttatttttcaactattATGGCcataaaaatttctttctaaataataaaagtttcatatttcctatttgtatttaatGACTATAAGCAAACATTTTAGCAAATGCTATTAAACAGACCATTTGATACCTCATGAGCAATATCACCTTCTAAGTGAACTGCTTGAAAATAAGAGACTGTCTTTTATAAGGTACCTGATGGTGATGAACATACAGTATGCATGGGATGTTTTCCTTAAAACAAGTgcagttttggggttttttttcctctcccagtCTCATTATAGTTACTCCAGAGGAAAACATCCTTTCCTGACACTAATTGAATATGTCGGCAAGCAATATAAGTTTTCTGCTTATGCTTAGAAATTGAAAGTCCTACTTTAAGtcagaaaacacattttcaattTAGAAATTGAAAGAATCCAGTTTGATAAACTAATTAACACTTACCTCTTCATTTAAAACCAATAACTCTCCATGCTATCTGAGCCAAAGCTGCGTTAGGCCTCGGTACATTTAGGAAGAGGCTTCATTTGACTTCTCTCTTTTACActaacaaatctttttttttttttttttttttgcagtgcaggggactgaacccaggagcatccTACCTCTGAACATcattcccagcattttttttttttttgagacagagtttgaGTTGCTGAGTCTAACCTCAAACCTACgatccttctacctcagactcccaagtggctgggattacaggtgcaccccACTGCATCCAGCACTGCCTATTATGTTTAACACTGCCAAGGTCAAtgttaaaaggaaggaaaaagaagtaaaaccaatAGCAATCTTATTTATACAATGCTATCACAAGGTGCTTCCTGTTTGCTAGGCTTAGTGTTTTTTTGAGTTGACTCACTTGGATTGCTTTTGTGAATTCATCAGAGATTTCCCCCTAAGCAGTACTGGTTTCTCAAAGAGGTTCCTTTGATCTAGTAAATGTGCTCTAGTTCCTTCCATGACCCAGAGGTTACCCTTGATTCTCTTTGGTTGAGGTTCTTCTGTGCTTTCAGACATCCCTCTGGACATGGCCAAAGAGGATGCTCATGCTGGCTCCCTTACATCTGGGTCACAATTTATATCTGGGCCACAGGACACACTCATGCAGCCCTGGCATGGGCATACCTGGAGAAAAAACTAGGACCCAatgtacaaaatgacaattctcctttctctactatCACAGAAACTCCCCGCCCCTGTTCAGCACTTTGGTTTTTCTCAGAGAAAATCACGTGTAAGTCCACTCTCCTTCCCAGCTCTCTCTGAAAGATAACAATATGTCTGTCCCCACCCACCTGCTTCTCCttcctttgatgagaaaataggtcctttttatttatttatttttgttacatttttatttgtgcttgTAATTGCACACAATAGTGGAGTTCATAATAACATATTCAGTCATGTGTATAACGATTTGCTCCATTTTGTTCCCAAGTGACACAGTTTTCTCTGCAGTAGTCTTCCTCACAAATCTTATAACAAGAACCCTAATTGATAGCATCTCCCTGTGTCACATGGTACCCTATCCGGCTACCTCTAGGTCAAAATAAGGCTAAGACAACAAAGGCTGATAGTTCTTGCAAAGAGGCCACTTGCCTCTTTTTTCAGATACAGAACTAGTTATATATTATAGAAAGATGTTTGCAACTTCAAGATGAAAAGAAGACTGTTCTATATATGTAACCCTACTTCCTCTCTAGGTATACAGATTGGCAGACAGAGacagtttatatttcattttttagtcCCTTCTCTTTAATGCCTGTAATAACTTCTTCACTTCTTCTCTGAGTTATATATTCACAATCTCATTTGACCTATCTTCCATCTTGATAATCTGACAACTCACATTGTAATTCAGTATCTATATTTTCCTGCCTCAATCataactagagagaaaaaaaaatctaattttaacaTTGTATTACAGGAATCAATGAAGTCTATGCTCTTGCATTTATTTACACATAAATTGCCCCCGACCATTTTACCCCTTTCTGAAGATTTTTGTGTAGGACTTCAGCAACTTCTGTTTTAGCCTTACTATTCTACAAAATATTTAGGTATTACTCTTGCTTCTAAACCAGAGTACTAGCTCATGGAAGGCTAGAAAAGCAAATTTGTAATCTGCATTCCACAAAGTTAAAAGCACAAGGGAACCACTaaataaattctttcaacttGAACTTCTTTCAATTTGTTCAATGATCTGAAACTCTATGCTGGCCATAGGAAAGGAGATGGGATCATCATGGGAAAACTAGAGATTTGctggaaaggagagaagatgCCTCCAAGAAAGACCTGAACTTTGTCAACTAGTGGCTTTCCAGCAGATCATAATTAATAATGCTTGTTGAACTGCAGAAGGACTTGGCTTCCTATCATTAATGGTTACTGCTGTTATTATCTAAATAACAGGTTGGAGCATCTAATAAAACCTCCGTCATATCCATAGTGACCTTAACCATGTTATAAGCACCATGCCCCATCATGCTGGTTGTGACACTATTGTGTATCAGCTCCAAACCAACAATTCCATAGACTCTCAGCTTATGTAAGAAGGTTGAAACTAAAGAATCACTGTCATAGTTTGCCAGTTGGTTCCCCACATATGCTGTTGATTGGAGGATGCAGGAAGGAAGCCTGGAAGATGCTAGAGACAAGTATTTACATTATGTTTGCTTACTGTGCCTGTCATTGCCACCATCCAATAGTTCTTAATCAACTGGATTAGTTCcagtttttagttttacattaTCTTATACTTCTGGCACCAGTTCCAACATGCCCCTTTAGAACAGAGAAAACTACCAGGCCATCTTTTTTAGGGATCCAAAAGCCAACTCCATGAAAagtcctcctcttctctcctgagGAGTGAGCTCCAGTGGAAAGTGCTCAACCCTCTGAGGTTGGGTCTTGATTCTGGGTGTTCCACCCTCTGAGCTGTTCAGGTAACAGAATGAAGAGGGCAGAACTCTCTCATTATAAGTCCAAGTGTTAGTTCTAGAGGAATGCAATtccaagattctatattttaaTAAGCCTGAATTTGTTTGTTGTTTCCAAAGTCATGTTAGTAGAAGAAATTTCCTGCAATTGTTAACTTgtattatttgtgtgtatatatatatatatatatatatatatatatatatatatatatatatatattttttttttaaccttttagaCCTCCAATTAAATGTTCCCTGGGTCTATCACTGATAAATTTCTATCTTACCATCTAAAGCCTGATTTGCATATGGATTACAAAATTCTTTAAGAGAAGGTTCAACTATAGCACTACAAATACAaccagattaaaaatatttctatatttgctTATTGATAATTTAAagacttcaaagaaaattaatttatttggagaagttatttgctaaaaacaaaaatagatttatGAAGTAATGATCATAACACTAttgtcactaaaaaaaaaaaaaaaaaaaaaaaaaaaaaaaaacagcaatattGTCCTGAACAGCTAAGGAAAAAGTACAAGTATTTGACCAAATTAGGTTAGGCTACTGATGAAGCAATAGGTATTTATTGATTATGAGAGTAGCTGCTAAATAAGAAGAGCAGGAAGGTCAGGGGAAAGTAAGAATATTTGGAACAATTAAGTAGTCAAGGGCACTGCCAATTTTATACAATAGATTTACATGAAAAGAGTTAGTGGTTCAgaattgttaataaaatttttatttccatttatgaaCAGGAGTGATGCCATTTCTCACaataaaagagaaacttaaaCCACTCAATAGATATTCCACttcttgcatttaaaaattaatcatataTAGGATAATTAAGTGGTGTTATTGGCTACTGAGGTCTTTCATCTTGAACTTAAAAATGCTCTTATTATCACCGTGACTATTTTAGGAATTAGTGATACCAATAAAAACTTCCACTTCATAGCAAACTCTGTTAGCTAAAAGACTTCCCAAAGGTAGTCAGTGGGAAAGTTTCAACACAGCATCATTTGAACACTCTGATAGGTATTTCACTCTTCCACACAATAAttaacactaaagaaaaatttaaaagacccaaCTAGGTCTTCATCACCCTTGAATGCAGAACTTTTAGCACAGCCTTGCGTATCTGTTTGGTCTTCACACTGTAGATGATGGGGTTCATTACAGGAGGGATCAGCAGGTAGGCATTGGCAATCAGGGTATATACATAAGGTGGGGCTCCTTTCCCAAATCTGTGCACAAAGGACAGACTGATCAATGGAATGTAGAACACAGCCACAGCCCCAATGTGGGAGACACACGTGCTGAAGGCTTTCCTCCTCTCTTCAGGAGAAGCAATGCTGAGGACAGTCCTAATGATCAAAACATAGGAGAGCACAATGAAGACCGAGTCCACACCAGCAGTGGTAATTAGGGCAGTCAGCCCAACTGCACTGTTGATCCTGGTGTCTGTGCATGAGAGCTTCATCACATCAGGGTGGAAGCAATAGGAGTGGAGGAGCACATGGCTACGGCAATAGGACAGTCTTTTAAGAAGCACCACCATAATTGTAAGTATAAGGGTACCCCTTGTGATGATCGCTACCCCAATCACTGCTATTTTAAGGTCAGTTAAGACAGAAGTATACCTAAGGGGATTGGAGATGGCCACAAAACGATCAAAAGCCATAGCCAACAGCACCGAGGATTCCATGACAGTGAAGAGCTGAATGAAGAACATCTGTGACAAGCAGGCATTGAAGTTGATCTCCCTGGCATTGAACCAGAATATACCCAGCATGGTGACCAATGTGGATATGGACAGCCCAAGGTCAGTGGTGGACAGCATGGAGAGGAAATAATACATGGGTTCGTGGAGACTGGGCTGTGTGGTAATGACGAAGAGAATCAGGCTGTTCCCTGAGAGGGCAGTTGCATAGAGAAAGCAGAAGGGAATGGAGATCCAGGTGTGGAAGGCTTCCAGCCCAGGAACACCAGTTAGCAGGAAAATGATGGAAGATGTGAAGTTCTGGGAATTTGACATATGGAACTCGAACAACAAAAATTCTTAAGCTGTGTCCTGCAATgataaactgtatttatttatcatgCATTCAAccttaaattaattttcttcccAGGTGAACATTTCTAAAAGCCAATATTTGGGTTATAAAAAGAGCTCATGAGAACTGATTTTACAAAAAAACAACTAAAGTCACATCAAATAAAGGAGCAGAAAACAGTTATTGCAAAAATACATGAGGATATagaatttattcaaaaataaatgaatgagtcacTCATTTCTAATTTATCTCTACATGTCTTATAAGTGCTAAGACTGTGATTTTGGAACACTATTTCCAGAACTCATGTGGTAAGGCAGTCAGGTATTATTGGTTGAAATGTGTGTGAACAGTTC of the Sciurus carolinensis chromosome 11, mSciCar1.2, whole genome shotgun sequence genome contains:
- the LOC124959895 gene encoding olfactory receptor 51F2-like yields the protein MSNSQNFTSSIIFLLTGVPGLEAFHTWISIPFCFLYATALSGNSLILFVITTQPSLHEPMYYFLSMLSTTDLGLSISTLVTMLGIFWFNAREINFNACLSQMFFIQLFTVMESSVLLAMAFDRFVAISNPLRYTSVLTDLKIAVIGVAIITRGTLILTIMVVLLKRLSYCRSHVLLHSYCFHPDVMKLSCTDTRINSAVGLTALITTAGVDSVFIVLSYVLIIRTVLSIASPEERRKAFSTCVSHIGAVAVFYIPLISLSFVHRFGKGAPPYVYTLIANAYLLIPPVMNPIIYSVKTKQIRKAVLKVLHSRVMKT